One window of Opisthocomus hoazin isolate bOpiHoa1 chromosome 15, bOpiHoa1.hap1, whole genome shotgun sequence genomic DNA carries:
- the TNRC6A gene encoding trinucleotide repeat-containing gene 6A protein isoform X7: MREVEAKATKEVERTASRAFLPHLCGTERRDLVQEEEEQLMEERKKRKEDKKKKEAAQKKAIEQKIKVPEQTKTSVSQPQPVTSNGTSTVTSTNNNAKRATANSQQQQTLPRYPPREVPPRFRHQEQKQLLKRGQQLPVIAANLGSTPKVLNGQSGGSTVTNKQPVTNGEVPNSSKKQPDLNHSGLGSHYDNSHWGPVSSNSDSSTNWDKVIVDGSDKEAWPSITGSDPELTSECMDTDSASSSGSERNLVIMASGSTGGESDGIRNGIGHGSQNKFVVGSNSNNVGNGSINGPWGLSHGTIISTCQVSVDAPDSKSESSNNRMNAWGTINSSSNGGLNPSTLNSNGNHGAWPVLENNGHALKGSVGSGNPGTNIQCSTIGQISNSQSINSKVGGSAHGSWGSLQENCDSEVNGTRKVSFSGQPQNLNTEMNGPNNTTNFMTSSLPNSAGSVQINELPNNTGHGAWRVSTMNHSQIQASPVANGTSISHLSNGEAKNGGSYGTTWGAYGSNYSGDKCSGPNSQANGDTVNATLMQPGISGPGSTNFQINGNKGGGVWEAGTVNSQNMPWGSGNGASAGGSRRGWGNPAQNTGTNISNGEWSKLPSNQHSNESVNGNSRKFTNGWKSTEEDDLNSQSSAASQLTEQNSAWAKTGTADSEGSSESTGCHEDRVTTEGQNRERRKVDQHALLQSIVNRTDLDPRVLSNSGWGQTPIKQNTAWDTETSPRGERKTDNGTEAWGGSVTQTSSSGGCVDRPSPNNNDTSSVSGWGDPKSAARWGDSKGSNSQGGWEEDSAATVMVKSNQSWGSGKEEKSSWNDAQKIKQGWVEGQKASQGWAVSAGESWGENSRSNHWGESKKSSSGGSDSDRSGSGWNEPGKSNSVTWGGNNTNPNNSSGWDEPAKSNQNQGWGDPPKSNQPQVWGDSSKPINSPEWNKQDVGSWGAPPATNKPPGSGWLGGPMPAPAKEEEPTGWEEPSPESIRRKMEIDDGTSAWGDPSKYNYKNVNMWNKNVPNSSSSSDQQAQVHQQLLSSSAMSSKESSSGSGWGEPPTPATTVDNGTSAWGKPMDTGTSWGEPISDAAGTSGWGNASLGQQAPNKPGPKSMQDSWCGDDMPLTGSRQTSWEEEEDVEIGMWNSSSSQDANPSLNWPPYMKKMPTKGIMKGGNKQDETWINPFIKQFTNLSFSRESPEETIQSNKMDMSGGLLQDKRMEIDKHGLGVGDYNRVVGKGPGSRPQISKESSMDRGPYFDKDGIVADESQNMQFMSSQNMKLPPSNNALPNQALGSLAGLGMQNLNSVRQNGNPSMFGVGNIAAQPRSMQQPPAQPLNSSQPNPRAQVPPPLLSPQVPVSLLKYAPNNGGLSPLFGPQQVAMLNQLSQLNQLSQISQLQRLLAQQQKAQNQRSMPSGGRQQQEQQGRSLSMQQQMMQQSRQLDPNLLMKQQTPPSQQQSLHQPTMKSFLENVIPHATPELQKGPSPINAFSSFPIGMNSNLNVNMDMSSIKEPQSRLRKWTTVDSISVNTSLDQNSSKHGAISSGFRLEESPFVPYDFMNSSNSPASPPGSIGDGWPRAKSPNGSSSVNWPPEFRPGEPWKGYPNIDPETDPYVTPGSVINNLSINTVREVDHLRDRNSGSSSSLNTTLPSTSAWSSIRASNYNVSLSSTAQSTSARNSDSKSTWSPGSVTNTSLAHELWKVPLPPKSITAPSRPPPGLTGQKPPLSTWDNSLRLGGGWGNSDARYTPGSSWGESSSGRITNWLVLKNLTPQIDGSTLRTLCMQHGPLITFHLNLPHGNALVRYSSKEEVVKAQKSLHMCVLGNTTILAEFASEEEISRFFAQGQSLTPSPGWQSLGSSQSRLGSIDGSHSFSNRNDLNHWNGAGLSGTSSGDLHGTSLWGSPNYSTSLWGTPSSNDTRGISSPSPINAFLSVDHLGGGGESM, from the exons GCCATTGAACAAAAAATCAAAG TGCCAGAACAAACAAAGACAAGTGTAAGCCAGCCTCAGCCTGTCACCTCTAACGGCACTTCCACAGTAACCAGCACTAATAATAATGCCAAGCGGGCCACAGCCAACAGTCAGCAGCAGCAGACCTTGCCTCGATACCCTCCTCGTGAAGTACCACCGCGATTTCGACACCAGGAACAGAAACAGCTTCTGAAACGAGGTCAGCAGTTACCAGTTATAGCTGCAAACCTGGGATCTACTCCTAAAGTATTAAACGGCCAGTCAGGAGGCAGCACTGTCACAAATAAACAGCCAGTGACCAACGGAGAAGTGCCgaacagcagcaaaaaacagCCAG aTCTGAACCACAGTGGTCTAGGATCGCACTATGACAATTCTCACTGGGGACCAGTCTCTTCAAATAGTGACTCCAGCACAAACTGGGATAAAGTTATTGTAGACGGCTCTGACAAAGAAGCATGGCCATCAATCACGGGCAGTGACCCAGAGCTGACATCAGAATGTATGGACACTGACTCTGCCTCTAGCTCTGGGTCGGAGAGAAACCTCGTTATAATGGCTTCAGGGAGCACAGGTGGTGAAAGTGATGGCATACGAAATGGCATTGGACATGGTTCTCAGAATAAGTTTGTGGTTGGTAGCAACAGCAATAATGTGGGCAATGGAAGTATTAATGGGCCGTGGGGTTTGTCCCACGGAACCATAATAAGCACATGTCAAGTTTCTGTGGATGCTCCTGACAGCAAATCTGAAAGTAGCAACAATAGAATGAATGCTTGGGGCACCATAAACTCTTCATCAAATGGAGGGTTAAATCCAAGCACTTTGAATTCAAATGGCAACCATGGTGCCTGGCCTGTATTGGAGAACAATGGACATGCCCTGAAAGGGTCTGTAGGGAGTGGTAATCCTGGCACAAATATTCAGTGCAGTACCATAGGTCAGATATCGAATAGTCAGAGTATCAACTCTAAAGTGGGTGGTTCAGCCCATGGTTCCTGGGGAAGCCTTCAGGAAAATTGTGATTCTGAAGTAAATGGTACAAGGAAGGTTTCATTCAGTGGGCAACCTCAAAACCTTAACACTGAAATGAATGGACCAAATAACACTACTAACTTTATGACCTCTAGTTTACCAAACTCTGCTGGTTCAGTGCAGATTAACGAACTGCCTAATAATACAGGGCATGGGGCCTGGCGTGTGAGCACAATGAATCATTCTCAGATTCAGGCCTCTCCAGTTGCAAACGGCACTTCCATTTCTCATCTTAGCAATGGTGAGGCGAAAAATGGTGGATCTTACGGTACTACGTGGGGTGCCTATGGTTCTAATTACTCTGGAGACAAATGTTCAGGCCCAAACAGCCAAGCTAATGGTGACACTGTGAATGCAACTCTAATGCAGCCAGGCATTAGCGGGCCTGGCAGCACTAACTTTCAAATCAATGGGAATAAAGGAGGAGGGGTGTGGGAGGCAGGGACAGTCAACTCCCAGAATATGCCGTGGGGGAGCGGAAATGGTGCGAGTGCTGGCGGGAGTAGAAGAGGATGGGGCAACCCTGCACAAAACACTGGCACTAACATTTCGAACGGGGAGTGGAGTAAACTGCCTAGTAATCAGCATTCCAATGAGAGCGTGAATGGAAACAGCAGGAAGTTTACAAATGGATGGAAGTCTACTGAGGAGGATGACCTTAACAGCCAGAGTTCTGCTGCTTCGCAGCTGACTGAGCAGAACAGCGCGTGGGCCAAAACAGGTACGGCGGACAGCGAAGGTAGTTCGGAGAGCACTGGATGCCATGAAGACAGAGTAACTACAGAAGGACAGAACCGAGAGAGAAGGAAAGTCGACCAGCATGCATTACTCCAAAGTATAGTGAACAGAACTGACTTAGATCCGCGTGTCCTTTCCAACTCTGGTTGGGGACAGACTCCAATCAAACAGAACACTGCCTGGGATACCGAAACGTCACCGAGGGGTGAAAGAAAAACTGACAATGGGACAGAGGCCTGGGGAGGCTCTGTGACACAGACTTCCAGCTCAGGGGGGTGTGTAGATAGACCTAGCCCTAATAATAATGATACCTCATCTGTATCAGGGTGGGGAGATCCAAAGTCTGCTGCGAGGTGGGGAGACTCCAAAGGGTCAAACAGCCaaggggggtgggaggaggattCTGCTGCTACAGTAATGGTCAAGAGCAATCAGTCGTGGGGAAGTGGCAAAGAGGAGAAGTCTTCTTGGAATGATGCACAGAAGATCAAACAGGGATGGGTAGAGGGACAGAAAGCCAGCCAGGGTTGGGCAGTTTCTGCGGGTGAGAGCTGGGGCGAAAATTCAAGAAGTAACCATTGGGGTGAGTCTAAGAAATCCAGTTCAGGAGGAAGTGACAGTGACAGATCAGGATCTGGTTGGAATGAGCCAGGTAAATCAAACTCTGTTACTTGGGGAGGTAACAATACAAACCCAAATAATTCGTCGGGATGGGATGAGCCTGCGAAGTCTAATCAGAACCAGGGCTGGGGAGACCCTCCTAAATCGAATCAGCCTCAAGTTTGGGGGGATTCATCGAAGCCAATCAACTCTCCAGAATGGAACAAACAAGATGTTGGCTCCTGGGGAGCACCCCCTGCCACAAACAAACCCCCAGGGTCAGGCTGGCTGGGGGGCCCAATGCCGGCACCAGCAAAGGAGGAAGAGCCCACTGGCTGGGAGGAGCCATCCCCTGAATCGATACGCCGTAAAATGGAAATTGATGATGGAACTTCTGCTTGGGGGGATCCAAGCAAATACAACTACAAAAATGTGAATATGTGGAATAAAAATGTCCCAAACAGTAGCAGCAGTTCAGACCAGCAAGCACAGGTACATCAGCAGCTACTGTCTTCAAGTGCCATGTCTAGCAAGGAGAGCAGTTCGGGTTCTG GTTGGGGAGAGCCTCCTACTCCAGCCACTACTGTAGATAATGGAACTTCCGCGTGGGGTAAACCCATGGATACTGGTACTAGCTGGGGAGAACCCATCAGCGATGCAGCAGGCACCTCTGGCTGGGGAAACGCTTCTCTTGGTCAACAGGCTCCGAATAAACCTG GGCCTAAATCTATGCAAGATAGTTGGTGTGGAGATGATATGCCGTTGACAGGCAGTCGTCAGAccagctgggaggaagaggaggatgtaGAGATTGGAATGTGGAACAGCAGTTCTTCACAAGACGCGAACCCATCTTTAAATTGGCCACCATATATGAAAAAAATGCCCACAAAG gGAATAATGAAAGGTGGAAATAAGCAAGATGAAACATGGATCAATCCATTCATTAAGCAATTCACAAATCTCAGTTTTTCA AGAGAATCACCAGAAGAAACCATACAGAGCAATAAGATGGACATGTCTGGAG GGTTATTGCAAGATAAGCGGATGGAGATAGATAAGCATGGCCTCGGTGTCGGAGATTACAATCGTGTGGTTGGAAAAGGCCCTGGTTCTCGTCCTCAGATTTCCAAAGAGTCTTCCATGGATCGCGGTCCTTACTTTGATAAG GATGGCATTGTAGCAGACGAGTCCCAAAACATGCAGTTTATGTCCAGTCAAAACATGAAGCTTCCCCCTTCAAATAATGCACTACCTAACCAAGCCCTTGGCTCCCTAGCAGGGCTGGGTATGCAAAACTTGAATTCTGTTAGACAG AACGGCAATCCCAGTATGTTTGGTGTTGGTAATATAGCAGCACAGCCCAGGAGCAtgcagcagcctccagcacaaCCTCTTAATTCATCTCAGCCTAATCCACGTGCTCAAGTGCCTCCTCCATTACTGTCCCCTCAG GTTCCAGTATCATTACTGAAGTATGCACCAAACAACGGTGGCCTGAGCCCACTTTTTGGCCCACAACAGGTAGCCATGTTGAATCAACTGTCCCAGTTAAACCAGCTTTCTCAGATCTCCCAGTTACAG CGGTTGTTGGCTCAGCAGCAAAAAGCGCAGAATCAAAGAAGCATGCCTTCTGGTGGTcgtcagcagcaggagcagcag GGTCGATCTCTTAGTATGCAGCAACAGATGATGCAACAGTCCCGTCAGCTTGATCCAAACCTGTTAATGAAGCAGCAAACTCCACCCTCTCAACAGCAGTCACTCCATCAACCCACCATGAAATCTTTCCTTGAGAATGTCATACCCCACGCTACTCCTGAGCTACAAAAAGGGCCATCGCCAATAAACGCGTTCAGCAGTTTCCCTATAG GAATGAACTCAAACTTGAATGTAAACATGGATATGAGCAGTATTAAAGAGCCACAATCTCGACTGAGGAAATGGACTACAGTAGACAGCATTTCTGTGAACACATCGTTAGATCAAAACTCCAGCAAACATG gTGCTATTTCAAGTGGTTTTCGGCTGGAAGAGTCTCCGTTTGTCCCCTACGACTTTATGAACAGCAGTAATTCACCAGCCAGTCCTCCCGGCTCGATTGGGGACGGCTGGCCCCGTGCCAAATCGCCTAACGGCTCGAGCAGTGTTAACTGGCCCCCAG AGTTTCGCCCTGGTGAGCCATGGAAAGGTTATCCAAACATCGACCCTGAAACTGACCCTTACGTCACTCCTGGCAGTGTCATAAACAATCTCTCAATTAATACTGTGCGGGAAGTTGACCACCTCAGGGACAGGAACAGTG GGTCATCCTCATCTTTGAACACCACGCTGCCTTCAACTAGTGCCTGGTCATCCATTCGTGCCTCCAACTACAATGTTTCCCTCAGCAGTACAGCACAAAGCACTTCAG CCAGAAACAGTGATTCCAAATCAACGTGGTCTCCTGGATCAGTCACTAACACCTCTCTGGCTCATGAGCTGTGGAAGGTCCCTTTGCCACCTAAAAGCATcactgctccgtcccgcccgccTCCAGGGCTAACAGGCCAGAAACCACCGTTGTCCACTTGGGATAATTCCCTTCGTCTGGGTGGAGGATGGGGAAATTCTGATGCCAGATACACCCCTG GTTCAAGCTGGGGTGAGAGCAGCTCAGGGAGAATAACAAATTGGCTTGTTCTAAAAAACCTTACACCTCAG ATCGATGGCTCAACCCTGCGTACTCTGTGCATGCAGCACGGTCCACTAATAACATTCCACCTTAACCTCCCACATGGTAATGCTTTGGTCCGTTACAGTTCAAAAGAAGAGGTAGTGAAGGCACAAAAATCTCTGCAcat GTGTGTATTAGGGAACACTACTATTCTTGCTGAGTTTGCCAGTGAAGAGGAGATCAGTCGCTTCTTTGCACAAGGCCAGTCCCTGACTCCGTCTCCTGGCTGGCAATCTCTGGGATCCAGCCAGAGCCGACTTGGATCCATTGACGGTTCCCATTCGTTCTCAAACCGTAATGATCTAAATCACTGGAATGGTGCTGGGCTGTCGGGAACTAGCAGTGGAGACCTTCATGGCACTTCACTTTGGGGGAGCCCCAACTATTCCACGAGCCTGTGGGGCACCCCGAGCAGCAACGACACCAGGGGAATTAGCAGCCCGTCCCCCATCAACGCTTTCCTTTCTGTTGACCACCTGGGTGGAGGTGGAGAGTCCATGTAA
- the TNRC6A gene encoding trinucleotide repeat-containing gene 6A protein isoform X6: METETAFCSREVEAKATKEVERTASRAFLPHLCGTERRDLVQEEEEQLMEERKKRKEDKKKKEAAQKKAIEQKIKVPEQTKTSVSQPQPVTSNGTSTVTSTNNNAKRATANSQQQQTLPRYPPREVPPRFRHQEQKQLLKRGQQLPVIAANLGSTPKVLNGQSGGSTVTNKQPVTNGEVPNSSKKQPGMPPIRDLVSHSPNQSDLNHSGLGSHYDNSHWGPVSSNSDSSTNWDKVIVDGSDKEAWPSITGSDPELTSECMDTDSASSSGSERNLVIMASGSTGGESDGIRNGIGHGSQNKFVVGSNSNNVGNGSINGPWGLSHGTIISTCQVSVDAPDSKSESSNNRMNAWGTINSSSNGGLNPSTLNSNGNHGAWPVLENNGHALKGSVGSGNPGTNIQCSTIGQISNSQSINSKVGGSAHGSWGSLQENCDSEVNGTRKVSFSGQPQNLNTEMNGPNNTTNFMTSSLPNSAGSVQINELPNNTGHGAWRVSTMNHSQIQASPVANGTSISHLSNGEAKNGGSYGTTWGAYGSNYSGDKCSGPNSQANGDTVNATLMQPGISGPGSTNFQINGNKGGGVWEAGTVNSQNMPWGSGNGASAGGSRRGWGNPAQNTGTNISNGEWSKLPSNQHSNESVNGNSRKFTNGWKSTEEDDLNSQSSAASQLTEQNSAWAKTGTADSEGSSESTGCHEDRVTTEGQNRERRKVDQHALLQSIVNRTDLDPRVLSNSGWGQTPIKQNTAWDTETSPRGERKTDNGTEAWGGSVTQTSSSGGCVDRPSPNNNDTSSVSGWGDPKSAARWGDSKGSNSQGGWEEDSAATVMVKSNQSWGSGKEEKSSWNDAQKIKQGWVEGQKASQGWAVSAGESWGENSRSNHWGESKKSSSGGSDSDRSGSGWNEPGKSNSVTWGGNNTNPNNSSGWDEPAKSNQNQGWGDPPKSNQPQVWGDSSKPINSPEWNKQDVGSWGAPPATNKPPGSGWLGGPMPAPAKEEEPTGWEEPSPESIRRKMEIDDGTSAWGDPSKYNYKNVNMWNKNVPNSSSSSDQQAQVHQQLLSSSAMSSKESSSGSGWGEPPTPATTVDNGTSAWGKPMDTGTSWGEPISDAAGTSGWGNASLGQQAPNKPGPKSMQDSWCGDDMPLTGSRQTSWEEEEDVEIGMWNSSSSQDANPSLNWPPYMKKMPTKGIMKGGNKQDETWINPFIKQFTNLSFSRESPEETIQSNKMDMSGGLLQDKRMEIDKHGLGVGDYNRVVGKGPGSRPQISKESSMDRGPYFDKNGNPSMFGVGNIAAQPRSMQQPPAQPLNSSQPNPRAQVPPPLLSPQVPVSLLKYAPNNGGLSPLFGPQQVAMLNQLSQLNQLSQISQLQRLLAQQQKAQNQRSMPSGGRQQQEQQGRSLSMQQQMMQQSRQLDPNLLMKQQTPPSQQQSLHQPTMKSFLENVIPHATPELQKGPSPINAFSSFPIGMNSNLNVNMDMSSIKEPQSRLRKWTTVDSISVNTSLDQNSSKHGAISSGFRLEESPFVPYDFMNSSNSPASPPGSIGDGWPRAKSPNGSSSVNWPPEFRPGEPWKGYPNIDPETDPYVTPGSVINNLSINTVREVDHLRDRNSGSSSSLNTTLPSTSAWSSIRASNYNVSLSSTAQSTSVARNSDSKSTWSPGSVTNTSLAHELWKVPLPPKSITAPSRPPPGLTGQKPPLSTWDNSLRLGGGWGNSDARYTPGSSWGESSSGRITNWLVLKNLTPQIDGSTLRTLCMQHGPLITFHLNLPHGNALVRYSSKEEVVKAQKSLHMCVLGNTTILAEFASEEEISRFFAQGQSLTPSPGWQSLGSSQSRLGSIDGSHSFSNRNDLNHWNGAGLSGTSSGDLHGTSLWGSPNYSTSLWGTPSSNDTRGISSPSPINAFLSVDHLGGGGESM; the protein is encoded by the exons GCCATTGAACAAAAAATCAAAG TGCCAGAACAAACAAAGACAAGTGTAAGCCAGCCTCAGCCTGTCACCTCTAACGGCACTTCCACAGTAACCAGCACTAATAATAATGCCAAGCGGGCCACAGCCAACAGTCAGCAGCAGCAGACCTTGCCTCGATACCCTCCTCGTGAAGTACCACCGCGATTTCGACACCAGGAACAGAAACAGCTTCTGAAACGAGGTCAGCAGTTACCAGTTATAGCTGCAAACCTGGGATCTACTCCTAAAGTATTAAACGGCCAGTCAGGAGGCAGCACTGTCACAAATAAACAGCCAGTGACCAACGGAGAAGTGCCgaacagcagcaaaaaacagCCAG gcatGCCTCCCATTCGGGACTTGGTGAGCCACTCCCCTAACCAGTCAG aTCTGAACCACAGTGGTCTAGGATCGCACTATGACAATTCTCACTGGGGACCAGTCTCTTCAAATAGTGACTCCAGCACAAACTGGGATAAAGTTATTGTAGACGGCTCTGACAAAGAAGCATGGCCATCAATCACGGGCAGTGACCCAGAGCTGACATCAGAATGTATGGACACTGACTCTGCCTCTAGCTCTGGGTCGGAGAGAAACCTCGTTATAATGGCTTCAGGGAGCACAGGTGGTGAAAGTGATGGCATACGAAATGGCATTGGACATGGTTCTCAGAATAAGTTTGTGGTTGGTAGCAACAGCAATAATGTGGGCAATGGAAGTATTAATGGGCCGTGGGGTTTGTCCCACGGAACCATAATAAGCACATGTCAAGTTTCTGTGGATGCTCCTGACAGCAAATCTGAAAGTAGCAACAATAGAATGAATGCTTGGGGCACCATAAACTCTTCATCAAATGGAGGGTTAAATCCAAGCACTTTGAATTCAAATGGCAACCATGGTGCCTGGCCTGTATTGGAGAACAATGGACATGCCCTGAAAGGGTCTGTAGGGAGTGGTAATCCTGGCACAAATATTCAGTGCAGTACCATAGGTCAGATATCGAATAGTCAGAGTATCAACTCTAAAGTGGGTGGTTCAGCCCATGGTTCCTGGGGAAGCCTTCAGGAAAATTGTGATTCTGAAGTAAATGGTACAAGGAAGGTTTCATTCAGTGGGCAACCTCAAAACCTTAACACTGAAATGAATGGACCAAATAACACTACTAACTTTATGACCTCTAGTTTACCAAACTCTGCTGGTTCAGTGCAGATTAACGAACTGCCTAATAATACAGGGCATGGGGCCTGGCGTGTGAGCACAATGAATCATTCTCAGATTCAGGCCTCTCCAGTTGCAAACGGCACTTCCATTTCTCATCTTAGCAATGGTGAGGCGAAAAATGGTGGATCTTACGGTACTACGTGGGGTGCCTATGGTTCTAATTACTCTGGAGACAAATGTTCAGGCCCAAACAGCCAAGCTAATGGTGACACTGTGAATGCAACTCTAATGCAGCCAGGCATTAGCGGGCCTGGCAGCACTAACTTTCAAATCAATGGGAATAAAGGAGGAGGGGTGTGGGAGGCAGGGACAGTCAACTCCCAGAATATGCCGTGGGGGAGCGGAAATGGTGCGAGTGCTGGCGGGAGTAGAAGAGGATGGGGCAACCCTGCACAAAACACTGGCACTAACATTTCGAACGGGGAGTGGAGTAAACTGCCTAGTAATCAGCATTCCAATGAGAGCGTGAATGGAAACAGCAGGAAGTTTACAAATGGATGGAAGTCTACTGAGGAGGATGACCTTAACAGCCAGAGTTCTGCTGCTTCGCAGCTGACTGAGCAGAACAGCGCGTGGGCCAAAACAGGTACGGCGGACAGCGAAGGTAGTTCGGAGAGCACTGGATGCCATGAAGACAGAGTAACTACAGAAGGACAGAACCGAGAGAGAAGGAAAGTCGACCAGCATGCATTACTCCAAAGTATAGTGAACAGAACTGACTTAGATCCGCGTGTCCTTTCCAACTCTGGTTGGGGACAGACTCCAATCAAACAGAACACTGCCTGGGATACCGAAACGTCACCGAGGGGTGAAAGAAAAACTGACAATGGGACAGAGGCCTGGGGAGGCTCTGTGACACAGACTTCCAGCTCAGGGGGGTGTGTAGATAGACCTAGCCCTAATAATAATGATACCTCATCTGTATCAGGGTGGGGAGATCCAAAGTCTGCTGCGAGGTGGGGAGACTCCAAAGGGTCAAACAGCCaaggggggtgggaggaggattCTGCTGCTACAGTAATGGTCAAGAGCAATCAGTCGTGGGGAAGTGGCAAAGAGGAGAAGTCTTCTTGGAATGATGCACAGAAGATCAAACAGGGATGGGTAGAGGGACAGAAAGCCAGCCAGGGTTGGGCAGTTTCTGCGGGTGAGAGCTGGGGCGAAAATTCAAGAAGTAACCATTGGGGTGAGTCTAAGAAATCCAGTTCAGGAGGAAGTGACAGTGACAGATCAGGATCTGGTTGGAATGAGCCAGGTAAATCAAACTCTGTTACTTGGGGAGGTAACAATACAAACCCAAATAATTCGTCGGGATGGGATGAGCCTGCGAAGTCTAATCAGAACCAGGGCTGGGGAGACCCTCCTAAATCGAATCAGCCTCAAGTTTGGGGGGATTCATCGAAGCCAATCAACTCTCCAGAATGGAACAAACAAGATGTTGGCTCCTGGGGAGCACCCCCTGCCACAAACAAACCCCCAGGGTCAGGCTGGCTGGGGGGCCCAATGCCGGCACCAGCAAAGGAGGAAGAGCCCACTGGCTGGGAGGAGCCATCCCCTGAATCGATACGCCGTAAAATGGAAATTGATGATGGAACTTCTGCTTGGGGGGATCCAAGCAAATACAACTACAAAAATGTGAATATGTGGAATAAAAATGTCCCAAACAGTAGCAGCAGTTCAGACCAGCAAGCACAGGTACATCAGCAGCTACTGTCTTCAAGTGCCATGTCTAGCAAGGAGAGCAGTTCGGGTTCTG GTTGGGGAGAGCCTCCTACTCCAGCCACTACTGTAGATAATGGAACTTCCGCGTGGGGTAAACCCATGGATACTGGTACTAGCTGGGGAGAACCCATCAGCGATGCAGCAGGCACCTCTGGCTGGGGAAACGCTTCTCTTGGTCAACAGGCTCCGAATAAACCTG GGCCTAAATCTATGCAAGATAGTTGGTGTGGAGATGATATGCCGTTGACAGGCAGTCGTCAGAccagctgggaggaagaggaggatgtaGAGATTGGAATGTGGAACAGCAGTTCTTCACAAGACGCGAACCCATCTTTAAATTGGCCACCATATATGAAAAAAATGCCCACAAAG gGAATAATGAAAGGTGGAAATAAGCAAGATGAAACATGGATCAATCCATTCATTAAGCAATTCACAAATCTCAGTTTTTCA AGAGAATCACCAGAAGAAACCATACAGAGCAATAAGATGGACATGTCTGGAG GGTTATTGCAAGATAAGCGGATGGAGATAGATAAGCATGGCCTCGGTGTCGGAGATTACAATCGTGTGGTTGGAAAAGGCCCTGGTTCTCGTCCTCAGATTTCCAAAGAGTCTTCCATGGATCGCGGTCCTTACTTTGATAAG AACGGCAATCCCAGTATGTTTGGTGTTGGTAATATAGCAGCACAGCCCAGGAGCAtgcagcagcctccagcacaaCCTCTTAATTCATCTCAGCCTAATCCACGTGCTCAAGTGCCTCCTCCATTACTGTCCCCTCAG GTTCCAGTATCATTACTGAAGTATGCACCAAACAACGGTGGCCTGAGCCCACTTTTTGGCCCACAACAGGTAGCCATGTTGAATCAACTGTCCCAGTTAAACCAGCTTTCTCAGATCTCCCAGTTACAG CGGTTGTTGGCTCAGCAGCAAAAAGCGCAGAATCAAAGAAGCATGCCTTCTGGTGGTcgtcagcagcaggagcagcag GGTCGATCTCTTAGTATGCAGCAACAGATGATGCAACAGTCCCGTCAGCTTGATCCAAACCTGTTAATGAAGCAGCAAACTCCACCCTCTCAACAGCAGTCACTCCATCAACCCACCATGAAATCTTTCCTTGAGAATGTCATACCCCACGCTACTCCTGAGCTACAAAAAGGGCCATCGCCAATAAACGCGTTCAGCAGTTTCCCTATAG GAATGAACTCAAACTTGAATGTAAACATGGATATGAGCAGTATTAAAGAGCCACAATCTCGACTGAGGAAATGGACTACAGTAGACAGCATTTCTGTGAACACATCGTTAGATCAAAACTCCAGCAAACATG gTGCTATTTCAAGTGGTTTTCGGCTGGAAGAGTCTCCGTTTGTCCCCTACGACTTTATGAACAGCAGTAATTCACCAGCCAGTCCTCCCGGCTCGATTGGGGACGGCTGGCCCCGTGCCAAATCGCCTAACGGCTCGAGCAGTGTTAACTGGCCCCCAG AGTTTCGCCCTGGTGAGCCATGGAAAGGTTATCCAAACATCGACCCTGAAACTGACCCTTACGTCACTCCTGGCAGTGTCATAAACAATCTCTCAATTAATACTGTGCGGGAAGTTGACCACCTCAGGGACAGGAACAGTG GGTCATCCTCATCTTTGAACACCACGCTGCCTTCAACTAGTGCCTGGTCATCCATTCGTGCCTCCAACTACAATGTTTCCCTCAGCAGTACAGCACAAAGCACTTCAG TAGCCAGAAACAGTGATTCCAAATCAACGTGGTCTCCTGGATCAGTCACTAACACCTCTCTGGCTCATGAGCTGTGGAAGGTCCCTTTGCCACCTAAAAGCATcactgctccgtcccgcccgccTCCAGGGCTAACAGGCCAGAAACCACCGTTGTCCACTTGGGATAATTCCCTTCGTCTGGGTGGAGGATGGGGAAATTCTGATGCCAGATACACCCCTG GTTCAAGCTGGGGTGAGAGCAGCTCAGGGAGAATAACAAATTGGCTTGTTCTAAAAAACCTTACACCTCAG ATCGATGGCTCAACCCTGCGTACTCTGTGCATGCAGCACGGTCCACTAATAACATTCCACCTTAACCTCCCACATGGTAATGCTTTGGTCCGTTACAGTTCAAAAGAAGAGGTAGTGAAGGCACAAAAATCTCTGCAcat GTGTGTATTAGGGAACACTACTATTCTTGCTGAGTTTGCCAGTGAAGAGGAGATCAGTCGCTTCTTTGCACAAGGCCAGTCCCTGACTCCGTCTCCTGGCTGGCAATCTCTGGGATCCAGCCAGAGCCGACTTGGATCCATTGACGGTTCCCATTCGTTCTCAAACCGTAATGATCTAAATCACTGGAATGGTGCTGGGCTGTCGGGAACTAGCAGTGGAGACCTTCATGGCACTTCACTTTGGGGGAGCCCCAACTATTCCACGAGCCTGTGGGGCACCCCGAGCAGCAACGACACCAGGGGAATTAGCAGCCCGTCCCCCATCAACGCTTTCCTTTCTGTTGACCACCTGGGTGGAGGTGGAGAGTCCATGTAA